A genomic segment from Rubrobacter tropicus encodes:
- a CDS encoding DNA polymerase III subunit alpha, giving the protein MASHHFVHLHVRSGFSYGYGTATPEELVEEAAGMGMRSLALTDRDGLYGIPRFLEVAGEAGISPIVGAEICIEGGGYLVLLAEGMEGYRSLCRLITAYRCSSGDRRKPACPLATLLDHAEGLVCLTGAVPFGLVPRLVLSGQGARAERVADLLGEAFGRDGVFVELTDDGTAGSRRRMGQVAALARKRGLPVLATNEVSYLRPGDHRLHEVLVAASHLSRLPGPEYRPTDQLYLKTPEKMRRLFEDRPEALACAAAVAERCAGAVDLSGRVHVPAARVPRGSSAWRTIRRMAFAGARKRYGKAGEDPTLGEVAARLKRELGCIEKLGFAPYFLVACEAREIARSRGIPVTGRGSAANSLVSYCLELTQPEPFGNGLLFERFMHEGRKDPPDIDLDFCSLRRDEVRFEMVRRHERSGAAEAATVQTMSLRGAVRVAARALGHQPGEINDLSRHVPTRFRDRDRVYAGLDGWKEALSEPAMRNHPLQDVERYRLLLELSAGLLGRVREAGTHSGGMVFGTAERHLSELVPLEPSGKEGLLRCQYDKDDLERIGIPKLDLLGLRMHTALHRAGVLATKRTGRKVDPYDLPPEDGDTYALIRTGRNAGMFQLESPGQMHLSRRLRPEKFTDLVAQISLFRPGPVRGDLITPFIQRKNEEGRSAEILPELREVLRRTYGVLVYQEQVLAVANAVAGFSLTEGDMLRRAMTKDRGPGAMNGLRREFLDRAGEKGVTAVRASEVFSWMEGFSVYGFSAAHAASFAELSYASAYMRTHYPAEFFAALLNSQPMGFYSPRLLLNEARRIGLEVLPPDIHLSEAEFAVEAGAALRVGLRYCKGLSEKAISSILSGRRERPFASVTDLYGRTAVEKDSLENLIKGGFLDDLPGEPGRSRLLDEAMTLPKKRRRGEQPEIPLRHPASWWTTRERRGIEHLPLAETAREKMEWEVLGLNARRHPLLPYRAALRELGAVSSEEIRRLPHGTRARAAGLIECLQSPPTKSGHRVYFLLIEDESGLLQATLFRSAYQRCGDLLHREGAFLLEGRVEQTAARGFAFLVDSARSLREALAGAAVPTPRVTPSPGAFLRAGRRSRKAS; this is encoded by the coding sequence ATGGCCTCCCACCACTTCGTCCACCTGCACGTAAGGAGCGGCTTCTCCTACGGATACGGGACGGCGACGCCGGAGGAGTTGGTCGAGGAGGCCGCCGGCATGGGGATGAGGTCCCTCGCCCTCACCGACCGCGACGGGTTGTACGGCATCCCGCGCTTTCTGGAGGTCGCCGGGGAGGCGGGTATATCTCCCATCGTAGGGGCCGAGATCTGCATCGAAGGCGGCGGATACCTGGTTCTGCTGGCCGAAGGGATGGAAGGGTATCGCTCGCTCTGCAGGCTCATCACGGCCTACAGGTGCTCGTCTGGGGACAGGCGCAAACCGGCGTGCCCGCTCGCGACCCTTCTGGACCACGCCGAAGGTCTCGTCTGCCTGACGGGGGCCGTTCCCTTCGGCCTCGTCCCCCGCCTCGTTCTCTCCGGTCAGGGCGCCCGCGCGGAGAGGGTCGCGGACCTTTTGGGGGAAGCGTTCGGGCGGGACGGGGTCTTCGTGGAGCTCACGGACGACGGGACCGCCGGCAGCCGAAGAAGGATGGGACAGGTCGCGGCGTTGGCCCGGAAAAGAGGTCTGCCGGTCCTGGCGACCAACGAGGTGTCTTACCTGCGGCCGGGGGACCATCGCCTGCACGAGGTCCTCGTCGCCGCCTCGCACCTCTCGCGCCTGCCGGGGCCGGAGTACAGGCCGACAGATCAGCTCTATCTAAAAACTCCCGAAAAGATGCGCCGGCTCTTCGAGGACCGCCCGGAGGCCCTGGCATGCGCCGCGGCGGTGGCGGAGCGCTGCGCCGGCGCGGTGGACCTCTCCGGGAGAGTACACGTGCCGGCCGCCAGGGTCCCGCGGGGATCTTCGGCGTGGAGGACTATAAGGAGGATGGCTTTCGCGGGGGCGAGGAAGCGTTACGGGAAGGCCGGCGAAGACCCGACGCTCGGGGAGGTGGCGGCCCGGCTAAAGCGAGAGCTCGGGTGCATAGAGAAGCTGGGGTTCGCGCCATACTTCCTGGTGGCGTGCGAGGCGCGGGAGATCGCGCGCTCCAGAGGCATCCCGGTGACGGGCCGGGGGAGCGCGGCGAACAGCCTGGTCTCGTACTGTCTGGAGTTGACCCAGCCCGAGCCGTTCGGCAACGGGCTCCTCTTCGAGCGGTTCATGCACGAGGGTCGCAAAGACCCGCCGGACATAGACCTGGACTTCTGCTCGCTCCGGCGCGACGAGGTCCGCTTCGAGATGGTCCGGCGCCACGAAAGGAGCGGTGCCGCGGAGGCGGCCACGGTCCAGACCATGTCCCTGCGGGGGGCGGTGAGGGTCGCGGCCCGCGCGCTCGGACACCAGCCTGGCGAGATAAACGACCTCAGCCGGCACGTCCCTACCCGCTTCAGGGACCGCGACCGGGTCTACGCGGGCCTCGACGGCTGGAAGGAGGCGCTCTCCGAACCGGCCATGCGGAACCACCCCTTGCAGGACGTGGAGAGATACCGGCTCCTTCTGGAGCTCTCGGCGGGTCTCCTCGGGCGCGTCAGGGAGGCGGGGACGCACAGCGGCGGGATGGTCTTCGGGACGGCCGAGCGCCACCTCTCCGAGCTCGTGCCGCTAGAGCCCTCGGGGAAGGAGGGGCTGCTGCGCTGCCAGTACGACAAGGACGACCTGGAGCGGATCGGCATCCCCAAGCTCGACCTGCTGGGCCTGAGGATGCACACCGCGCTGCACAGGGCAGGCGTCCTCGCAACGAAGAGAACGGGCCGGAAGGTAGACCCCTACGACCTGCCGCCCGAGGACGGGGACACCTACGCGCTCATCAGGACCGGCCGGAACGCCGGGATGTTCCAGCTCGAGTCCCCGGGTCAGATGCATTTGAGCCGGCGTCTCCGGCCCGAGAAGTTCACGGACCTTGTGGCCCAGATCTCGCTCTTCAGGCCCGGACCCGTCAGGGGAGACCTCATAACCCCTTTTATACAGAGGAAGAACGAAGAAGGACGGAGCGCGGAGATCCTACCCGAATTAAGGGAAGTGCTGCGCCGGACTTATGGCGTCCTCGTCTACCAGGAGCAGGTCCTCGCCGTGGCGAACGCCGTGGCCGGTTTCTCCCTCACAGAGGGGGACATGCTCCGCCGCGCCATGACCAAAGACCGGGGCCCGGGCGCGATGAACGGGCTGCGCCGCGAGTTCCTGGACCGGGCGGGCGAGAAAGGCGTTACGGCCGTCAGGGCGAGCGAGGTCTTCTCCTGGATGGAGGGCTTCTCCGTCTACGGCTTCTCGGCAGCCCACGCCGCCTCCTTCGCCGAGCTCTCCTACGCATCGGCGTACATGAGGACCCACTACCCGGCCGAGTTCTTCGCCGCCCTTCTAAACTCGCAGCCGATGGGCTTCTACAGCCCCAGGCTGCTGTTGAACGAGGCGCGCAGGATCGGGCTCGAAGTGCTCCCACCCGACATCCACCTCTCCGAAGCAGAATTCGCCGTCGAAGCCGGAGCCGCGCTCCGCGTGGGCCTCCGCTACTGCAAGGGCCTCTCGGAGAAGGCTATATCTTCGATCCTCTCAGGTCGTCGCGAAAGGCCTTTCGCCTCCGTCACCGACCTGTACGGGAGGACCGCGGTCGAGAAAGACTCGCTGGAGAACCTCATCAAGGGCGGCTTTCTGGACGATCTACCAGGAGAGCCCGGCCGGTCACGGCTGCTCGACGAGGCCATGACCCTACCGAAGAAGCGGAGGCGCGGGGAGCAGCCGGAGATACCCCTGAGGCACCCGGCGAGCTGGTGGACGACGCGGGAGAGGAGGGGCATCGAGCACCTGCCCCTTGCCGAGACCGCCCGAGAAAAGATGGAGTGGGAGGTCCTCGGCCTCAACGCCCGCAGGCATCCGCTGCTGCCCTACCGGGCGGCGCTCAGAGAGTTGGGAGCGGTTTCGAGCGAGGAGATAAGGAGACTTCCCCACGGCACCCGGGCCCGCGCCGCGGGCCTCATAGAGTGCCTGCAGAGCCCGCCGACAAAGAGCGGCCACCGGGTGTACTTCCTCCTGATAGAAGACGAAAGCGGCCTATTGCAGGCGACCCTCTTCCGTTCGGCATACCAGAGGTGCGGGGACCTGCTCCACCGCGAGGGCGCCTTCCTTCTAGAGGGCCGGGTGGAGCAGACAGCCGCCAGGGGTTTCGCTTTCCTGGTCGACAGCGCGCGGAGCCTGCGGGAAGCCCTGGCCGGGGCCGCGGTGCCGACGCCGCGGGTCACGCCTTCGCCGGGGGCCTTCCTGCGGGCGGGGAGGCGGAGCAGAAAGGCCAGTTAG